A segment of the Vibrio aquimaris genome:
CTACTTTGGAAATATCTGTGATTAGACCCACTAACGAAGAACCAGCAAAACTAAACACTAGAGTTAAGCCAGCGCAAATCACCAAACCCCAGAAAAAGGTGCCAATTAAAGAGCGGCTCAATTGCTGTTTATCATGGGCGCCAAAGGCTTTACCCACTAATGCTTCCATTGCGTAAGCAAAACCGTCCATACCATAAGAAATAATCATTAAAAAACTCATCAACACCGCATTGGCAGCCACCACATCGTCTCCAAAGCTTGCACCTTGGAAAGTCATAAAAGTGAAGGTCGCTTGTAAACACAAAGAGCGCAGAAAAATGTCACGATTTAACTTGATGAACCTACTCAATCCGTGGGAAGTGTCTTTCACTAACGTAAGCAGCTTTGGCAACTGTTTTTGTTGCCAAGTTTTATAGACACAACAAAGGCCAAAAATCATACCGCTATAATCAGCAATGACCGAAGCTAAAGCGGCTCCTTCTACTTTCCAACCCAAGCCCACAACAAAAAGAATATCCAAAGCAATATTTGTTGAGTTAACAATGATCACCATCCACATAGGGGCTTTTGAATTTTGTGTCCCTAGTAACCAACCCAAGAGAACGTAGTTGACTAGAGCTGCGGGAGCGCTCCATACGCGAACAGAGAAATACTGCTGGCCATAGTGTTTCACTTGCTCACTGGCGCTACTGACTGAAAATACAAAATCAGCAATAAATGAATGAAGAGCAATAAAAGCCAGTGCAAAACCCAATGCCATAAAAAGGCCTTGAGTAAAAACTATTGCAAGCTGCTTACCGCTATCCGCACCATAGGATTGAGCAGCAAGGCCAGTGGTAGACATGCGCAAAAAGCCAAGCAACCAAAAAGCCACACTGATCATTGTGCTGCCAAGAGCTACGCCACCTAAATACCAGGCGTGCTCTAGGTGGCCAATGACTGCTGCATCAACTAAACCAAGAAGGGGTACTGTGATATTGGAAAGCACCATAGGGATAGCAAGCAACAACACTTGCTTATGCAGCGCTTTATCACAAAGGAGTCGTAAGATGTTCAAATTATCCACCATCTGGTATTAGAGAGCGGAAATTGTAACCGGATTACCAGCGAAGCTGAA
Coding sequences within it:
- the dinF gene encoding MATE family efflux transporter DinF, whose protein sequence is MNILRLLCDKALHKQVLLLAIPMVLSNITVPLLGLVDAAVIGHLEHAWYLGGVALGSTMISVAFWLLGFLRMSTTGLAAQSYGADSGKQLAIVFTQGLFMALGFALAFIALHSFIADFVFSVSSASEQVKHYGQQYFSVRVWSAPAALVNYVLLGWLLGTQNSKAPMWMVIIVNSTNIALDILFVVGLGWKVEGAALASVIADYSGMIFGLCCVYKTWQQKQLPKLLTLVKDTSHGLSRFIKLNRDIFLRSLCLQATFTFMTFQGASFGDDVVAANAVLMSFLMIISYGMDGFAYAMEALVGKAFGAHDKQQLSRSLIGTFFWGLVICAGLTLVFSFAGSSLVGLITDISKVADTANIYLPWLVAMPLVSMWCFLFDGIFIGATKGQEMRNSMFGAMCVFFGLFFGFSDMGNHALWLAMLGFMAMRGMSLGVIFYRQWREERFFMV